The uncultured Bacteroides sp. DNA segment GTGTTTTATTAAGAAGAAAAAACCTTTATAAATTTAACTTATGGCAATAATTAAACCTTTTAAAGGCATTCGTCCTCCAAAAGATTTGGTTGAGCAGGTGGCATCACGTCCTTATGATGTGCTGAACTCTGCTGAAGCCCGTGAGGAGGCTGCCGGTAATGAGAAATCTCTTTACCATATCATCAAGCCGGAAATTGATTTTCCCGTTGGTACCGATGAACACGAAGAGAGAGTGTATGCAAAGGCTGCCGAAAATTTTCAGATGTTTCAAGACAAGGGATGGTTGGTGCAAGATGATAAAGAACTTTATTATATCTATGCCCAGACCATGAATGGTAAAACCCAATATGGATTGGTAGTGGGTGCTTATGTGCCGGATTACATGAACGGTGTCATTAAGAAACATGAACTTACCCGTCGTGATAAGGAAGAAGACCGCATGAAGCATGTTCGTGTAAACAATGCCAACATAGAGCCTGTGTTTTTTGCTTATCCGGATAGTGAGACTCTTGATGCACTTGTGCTGAAATATACAGCACAGAAGCCTCTTTACGATTTCATTGCTCCCGGAGATGGCTTTGGTCACACGTTTTGGATTGTTGATGATGCCGTGGATATAGCTACCATCACTAAGGAGTTTGCAGCTATGCCGGCTCTTTACATTGCTGATGGGCATCACCGTTCGGCTGCTGCTGCATTGGTGGGGGTTGAAAAGGCAAAACAAAATGTGAATCATACCGGCAAGGAGGAATATAATTACTTCATGGCTGTCTGCTTCCCTGCCAACCAACTTACCATTATTGATTATAATCGTGTGGTGAAGGATCTTAACGGACTGAGCTCTGCTGAATTCTTATCTGCACTGGAGAAAAACTTTACGGTAGAGTTGAAGGGGGCAGAAATATACAAGCCCAATGCGTTGCATAATTTTGGCCTTTATCTGGATGGCAAATGGTATAGCCTCACGGCTAAAGTAGGTACCTACAATGACAATGACCCTATCGGAGTACTTGATGTTACGATCTCTTCCAATCTGATTCTGGATGAAGTGCTTGGTATCAAGGATCTTCGTTCGGATAAGCGCATCGACTTTGTAGGTGGTATTCGTGGACTTGGTGAACTCAGCAAACGAGTGGATACTGGGGAGATGAAAGTCGCTTTGGCTCTCTATCCTGTTTCCATGAAGCAGTTGATGGACATTGCCGACTCGGGTAACATCATGCCACCAAAAACCACTTGGTTTGAGCCAAAACTTCGTTCGGGATTGGTGATACACAAGCTGGTATAACTGCTTTACCGTCATGCCAGACTGATTCTGTTTTTGGTGAATATACGGAACTTATTGTGTTTCATCAAAACAATAAATTTCTGCAAATGTCACTACATATAACATCACTTTTTGCAGCTTGTTTTTAGGCTGTACGAACTTTGGTGCTACTTGTAGTGACATTTTTTATATCTTTGCAACATGGCAGAAGATACGTACAGAACCATTACCGAACTTTCCGAAAGCATCTACACCGAAAAGCGGAGTAAGTTTATTGCGATTGCTCTTCCTGTGTCCACGCTCGAAGAGATAAAAGTGCATTTGGATGTGTATCAGAAAAAATACTATGATGCGCGACATTTGTGCTATGCCTATATGTTGGGCCATGAACGGAAAGATTTCCGCGCAAACGATAATGGTGAACCTTCCGGTACTGCCGGGAAGCCTATTCTAGGACAAATAAACTCCAATGAACTGACCGATATTCTGATTATTGTTGTTCGCTATTTTGGTGGAATAAAGTTGGGTACGAGTGGCCTTATTGTAGCTTACAAAGCTGCGGCGGCCGAGGCTATCGCTACTGCTAC contains these protein-coding regions:
- a CDS encoding DUF1015 domain-containing protein; its protein translation is MAIIKPFKGIRPPKDLVEQVASRPYDVLNSAEAREEAAGNEKSLYHIIKPEIDFPVGTDEHEERVYAKAAENFQMFQDKGWLVQDDKELYYIYAQTMNGKTQYGLVVGAYVPDYMNGVIKKHELTRRDKEEDRMKHVRVNNANIEPVFFAYPDSETLDALVLKYTAQKPLYDFIAPGDGFGHTFWIVDDAVDIATITKEFAAMPALYIADGHHRSAAAALVGVEKAKQNVNHTGKEEYNYFMAVCFPANQLTIIDYNRVVKDLNGLSSAEFLSALEKNFTVELKGAEIYKPNALHNFGLYLDGKWYSLTAKVGTYNDNDPIGVLDVTISSNLILDEVLGIKDLRSDKRIDFVGGIRGLGELSKRVDTGEMKVALALYPVSMKQLMDIADSGNIMPPKTTWFEPKLRSGLVIHKLV
- a CDS encoding YigZ family protein; protein product: MAEDTYRTITELSESIYTEKRSKFIAIALPVSTLEEIKVHLDVYQKKYYDARHLCYAYMLGHERKDFRANDNGEPSGTAGKPILGQINSNELTDILIIVVRYFGGIKLGTSGLIVAYKAAAAEAIATATIIEKTVDDDIAVMFEYPFMNDVMRIVKEEEPTILSQSYDMDCSMTLRIRRSLMPRLRARLGKVETIRFPKNEDER